One genomic segment of Profundibacter amoris includes these proteins:
- the pyrH gene encoding UMP kinase, giving the protein MNDSDNTTDTEGEKPAFKRVMLKISGEALMGDQGYGLHPPTVERIAREVKSVHDMGTEICMVIGGGNIFRGLQGSAQGMERTTADYMGMLATVMNALAMQAALESLGVFTRVISAIPMDQVCEPYIRRRAVRHLEKKRVVIFAAGTGNPYFTTDTAATLRANEMACEAIFKGTKVDGVYDKDPAKFDDAKRYDRVSYDEVLQKHLGVMDASAIALARDNNLPIIVFSLDEPGGFRGILAGEGTYTTVHS; this is encoded by the coding sequence ATGAACGACAGCGACAATACAACCGACACAGAAGGCGAAAAACCGGCCTTCAAACGGGTTATGCTAAAAATTTCCGGCGAGGCACTGATGGGCGATCAAGGCTATGGCCTGCACCCGCCCACGGTCGAGCGCATCGCCCGTGAAGTCAAATCGGTACATGATATGGGCACCGAGATTTGCATGGTCATCGGTGGCGGCAACATCTTTCGCGGGCTGCAAGGCTCGGCGCAGGGGATGGAGCGCACCACGGCCGACTATATGGGCATGCTGGCCACTGTGATGAACGCGCTGGCGATGCAGGCCGCGCTGGAGAGCCTTGGTGTGTTCACCCGCGTGATCAGTGCCATTCCGATGGATCAGGTCTGCGAGCCTTATATCCGCCGTCGCGCCGTGCGCCATCTTGAGAAAAAGCGTGTGGTTATCTTTGCCGCGGGCACCGGCAACCCCTATTTCACCACCGACACCGCCGCCACATTACGCGCCAATGAAATGGCCTGCGAGGCGATCTTCAAGGGCACCAAAGTGGACGGGGTTTACGACAAGGATCCGGCGAAATTCGACGATGCCAAGCGGTATGACCGTGTATCCTATGACGAGGTGCTGCAAAAACATCTGGGCGTGATGGACGCCAGCGCGATTGCGCTTGCCCGTGACAACAACCTGCCGATCATTGTCTTTTCGCTGGACGAGCCAGGCGGCTTTCGCGGTATTCTGGCCGGGGAAGGCACCTATACAACGGTTCATAGTTAA